A portion of the Gimesia chilikensis genome contains these proteins:
- a CDS encoding shikimate kinase, producing MTADSEPVKTGVVLTGMPGSGKSTVGRLLSEQTGLPFLDTDALIEAGESKRLAEIIAQHSPEGFRAIEAAYIQSIQSAGSVISTGGSVCYSSEAMHHLAGLGTIVWLDVKPDILEQRFVDAFDRGVLIEPGSSLADLYDSRYPLYEQYAQLKIEASPLTAEEVVSLIRQQLAL from the coding sequence ATGACCGCCGACAGCGAACCTGTCAAAACCGGAGTCGTTCTGACAGGCATGCCGGGCTCCGGAAAATCGACGGTGGGCAGACTACTGTCTGAACAGACAGGCCTTCCCTTTCTGGATACCGACGCATTAATAGAGGCTGGCGAATCCAAACGGCTGGCAGAGATTATTGCTCAGCACTCCCCGGAAGGGTTCCGCGCGATTGAAGCGGCCTACATCCAATCGATTCAATCAGCAGGATCCGTTATTTCTACCGGAGGAAGTGTCTGTTACAGCAGTGAAGCCATGCATCATCTAGCCGGTCTTGGTACGATAGTCTGGCTGGATGTGAAGCCGGATATCCTGGAGCAGCGGTTTGTCGATGCCTTCGATCGGGGCGTCCTGATCGAACCGGGTTCCAGCCTCGCCGACCTGTATGACAGCCGGTATCCACTGTATGAACAATATGCACAATTGAAAATCGAGGCCTCGCCGCTGACGGCTGAAGAAGTCGTCTCACTGATCCGTCAGCAGCTGGCCCTGTAA